From Styela clava chromosome 6, kaStyClav1.hap1.2, whole genome shotgun sequence, one genomic window encodes:
- the LOC120330902 gene encoding glyoxal reductase-like, producing the protein MKINDFVLLNNGIKMPIFGFGTYQIKNRDVMRKCLDCALEHGYRVIDTASVYKNEIHIGEFLPELLKKHNLSRQDVFITTKLSPKDLGRDETRKAIQDSLTKLKLDYVDLYLIHWPGKQGLRREDMKNAVFRAESWKSLEDVYTETNQLRSIGVSNYTVKHLEELLSNCCIVPAVLQSEFHPDYQQNDIVELCKQKNIHFTSYSSLGQGRLVEDSRLLPYAEKYGKNVPQILLRWALQKGCSVIPKSCDTSRIVENSDIFDFTLTASDMGEIGNLGKCMKYAWNADDVA; encoded by the exons ATGAAAATTAATGATTTTGTGCTATTAAATAATGGAATAAAAATGCCAATTTTCGGTTTTGGAACTTATCAAATCAAGAACAGAGATGTCATGCGGAAATGTTTGGATTGCGCATTAGAACATGGATACAGAGTAATAGACACTGCTAgtgtttataaaaatgaaattcatattGGAGAATTTCTACCAGAACTTTTGAAAAAACACAACTTATCAAGACAGGATGTTTTCATCACCACAAAGTTATCACCTAAGGATCTAGGCAGGGACGAAACACGCAAAGCAATACAAGATTCTCTTACTAAATTAAAGTTGGATTATGTTGATCTATATTTGATTCATTGGCCAGGAAAACAG GGATTGCGACGAGAAGACATGAAGAATGCTGTATTTCGAGCCGAAAGTTGGAAATCTTTAGAAGATGTTTACACTGAAACAAACCAGCTGCGTTCCATTGGAGTATCAAATTATACTGTAAAACACCTGGAAGAGTTGCTATCCAATTGTTGCATTGTGCCTGCCGTTCTCCAGTCTGAATTTCACCCAGATTATCAACAAAATGATATTGTGGAATTatgcaaacaaaaaaacatacaTTTCACCTCTTATTCCTCACTAGGACAAGGTCGATTAGTTGAAGATTCTAGATTGCTGCCATATGCAGAAAAATATGGAAAGAATGTTCCGCAAATATTGTTACGATGGGCATTGCAGAAAGGGTGCAGTGTAATTCCAAAATCATGTGATACAAGCAGGATTGTTGAAAATTCtgatatatttgattttacacTAACTGCATCAGATATGGGGGAAATTGGGAATTTAGGAAAATGTATGAAATATGCATGGAATGCTGATGATGTAGCATGA